One genomic segment of Candidatus Methanosuratincola sp. includes these proteins:
- a CDS encoding uroporphyrinogen-III synthase, which translates to MTKKRILITSISHFDPSPLRDLGYDPVRASTVRIAPDPDAVRALRGRIIEGSYDSAAFMSPRAIDLISPDAMLVKSLSAMRVYAVGPSTAGSLESRGIRVSGVPREYTSASLADLIAAENSKVPFRKMVVPRSALADSWFSEKLNSQGISSEELRIYTAQPDVEGINLFLHTLEKGVEAAVFTSRSSILMLVDYLRSCGRELEAIGALKRVKVIAIGPETARGLKSAGIDAAVLGIHSINGLVSYLKGDQT; encoded by the coding sequence TTGACCAAAAAGAGGATTCTGATAACCTCCATTTCGCACTTCGATCCCTCCCCATTAAGGGATCTGGGATACGATCCTGTCAGGGCCAGCACAGTTAGGATAGCCCCCGATCCCGACGCTGTCAGGGCGCTGAGGGGTCGGATCATCGAGGGGAGTTATGACTCTGCAGCTTTCATGAGTCCGAGGGCTATCGATCTCATTTCCCCCGACGCAATGCTAGTGAAGTCGCTCTCTGCAATGCGGGTATACGCGGTTGGCCCTTCAACGGCGGGTTCCTTGGAATCGCGCGGCATAAGAGTATCAGGGGTTCCTAGGGAATACACGAGCGCATCCCTCGCCGATCTGATTGCAGCAGAGAATTCAAAGGTCCCGTTCAGGAAAATGGTAGTGCCAAGAAGCGCACTTGCAGACTCTTGGTTTTCTGAAAAGCTAAATAGCCAAGGCATCAGCTCTGAAGAGTTGAGGATTTACACAGCGCAGCCTGATGTCGAAGGCATAAACCTTTTCCTGCATACGCTCGAGAAAGGGGTCGAGGCAGCAGTCTTCACCAGCAGGTCATCTATTCTGATGCTGGTCGATTACCTCCGCTCCTGCGGCAGAGAGCTTGAGGCGATAGGTGCCCTGAAGAGGGTCAAGGTAATTGCGATTGGTCCTGAGACTGCGAGGGGTCTCAAGTCAGCAGGGATCGATGCCGCGGTGCTGGGGATCCACTCGATCAATGGGCTTGTTTCATACCTTAAAGGTGATCAGACATGA
- the cfbA gene encoding sirohydrochlorin nickelochelatase produces the protein MNPKRTGVILVGHGSREPYNKEAVRYFAERLMGEYGFVGYAFMEMCDPSIPEALEAAAKSGVEELIVQPVFLTRGVHIDQDIPALLGIPKGSRIGKIVVSGREILVKYGAPLGKDERILGILKDRIAEAAGVEH, from the coding sequence ATGAATCCGAAAAGAACAGGTGTAATCTTGGTAGGGCATGGAAGCAGAGAGCCGTACAACAAGGAAGCGGTCAGGTATTTTGCAGAGCGGCTTATGGGGGAATACGGGTTCGTTGGCTATGCATTCATGGAGATGTGCGATCCGTCGATCCCAGAAGCCCTTGAAGCAGCTGCAAAGTCCGGAGTCGAAGAGCTGATTGTGCAGCCCGTCTTCCTGACTCGGGGGGTGCATATCGACCAAGACATCCCTGCACTCTTGGGGATACCAAAAGGCTCAAGGATCGGGAAGATCGTGGTTTCTGGCAGGGAGATCTTGGTCAAATACGGCGCCCCGCTGGGCAAGGACGAGCGGATACTGGGTATACTCAAAGACAGGATAGCTGAGGCTGCGGGGGTGGAGCATTGA
- the cfbD gene encoding Ni-sirohydrochlorin a,c-diamide reductive cyclase catalytic subunit yields the protein MSVIMHPRPSPIAAAMYTLRDLDVDVIVLHGPSGCCFRPARLLERDGVKVVTSALLEDDFVFGSEGKLSRVLKRVDELFKPRLIGLVGSCASMIIGEDLKKAAREAGLLDKTICCDVHSGSGDNTVGAIVVLREAMSMGLIPREEFERQKRMLEMATQLEQARGTARGEYIDTCVGDSPKEVARAILGVLASGGKVACVLNAKKETAFLYADVTLAICEASRRLGGKVQVLANLDPSVGLPRVRLYSRQILGSFSDAGVAVDAITGGIDEYPASGEKAKQIILNSPPDLAVISGIPHAVAVERAVRTVAVSVGSRAVSNLKSLGYDYVVGERDAHQVSLGRNKQIRRSLLGQAIREGIRA from the coding sequence ATGTCCGTTATAATGCACCCGAGGCCGAGCCCGATAGCCGCTGCCATGTACACGCTGCGGGATCTTGATGTGGACGTGATAGTCTTACATGGCCCTTCGGGGTGCTGTTTCAGGCCAGCCAGGCTGCTCGAGAGGGATGGGGTGAAGGTCGTCACAAGCGCGCTTCTCGAGGACGATTTCGTCTTCGGCAGCGAGGGGAAGCTGTCTAGGGTGCTGAAGCGCGTCGACGAGCTTTTCAAGCCAAGGCTCATAGGCCTTGTTGGCAGCTGCGCCAGCATGATAATAGGTGAGGATCTCAAGAAGGCAGCAAGAGAAGCCGGGCTCCTTGACAAGACGATCTGCTGCGACGTGCACAGCGGTTCTGGAGACAACACTGTGGGTGCAATAGTGGTCCTCAGGGAGGCGATGTCAATGGGGCTGATTCCCCGTGAGGAGTTCGAGCGGCAGAAGCGGATGCTCGAGATGGCTACCCAGCTTGAGCAGGCTAGGGGCACAGCCAGGGGGGAATACATCGATACCTGCGTTGGGGATTCTCCTAAAGAAGTGGCCCGTGCCATTTTGGGCGTCCTGGCGTCAGGGGGGAAAGTGGCATGCGTACTCAACGCCAAGAAGGAGACTGCCTTCCTGTATGCTGATGTGACGCTCGCCATTTGCGAGGCGTCACGAAGGCTAGGGGGCAAGGTGCAGGTCTTGGCAAACCTAGATCCATCTGTGGGGCTGCCCAGGGTCAGGTTGTACTCGAGGCAGATCTTGGGCAGTTTTTCGGATGCCGGGGTGGCAGTTGACGCGATAACTGGGGGGATCGATGAGTACCCTGCCTCAGGCGAGAAGGCTAAGCAGATTATCCTCAATTCCCCGCCAGACCTGGCAGTGATATCCGGCATACCTCATGCTGTGGCGGTGGAGAGGGCGGTCAGGACAGTTGCGGTGAGCGTAGGGTCCAGGGCTGTATCCAACCTGAAGTCATTGGGCTATGACTATGTAGTAGGCGAGCGCGACGCCCACCAGGTATCCCTTGGTCGGAACAAGCAGATACGGAGATCCCTGCTCGGTCAGGCGATCAGGGAGGGCATACGCGCATGA
- a CDS encoding P-loop NTPase, whose product MRALALYGKGGIGKSTLASNIAAALGGRGVKTLLVGCDPKADSTINLLGRRIQPLLEVMREEKRPPPERFTMVGFNGVSCVEIGGPEPGVGCAGRGLIIGIRYLIEALDLEEFDLVIFDVPADIVCGGLAVVVKEGYAESALVVTSDEFMSLYAANNLCRGFTSIGAKVGGLLYNRASERGRAYVEAFSEKVGLPILGSVPLSDEIKNADRARRTMIETDPSSAASAAMISLADSVYKSRFSVIPKWIPAEDLEAIFVGDA is encoded by the coding sequence ATGAGGGCACTTGCACTCTACGGGAAGGGCGGCATCGGCAAATCCACGCTGGCATCAAACATTGCTGCAGCCTTGGGGGGCAGAGGGGTAAAAACCCTATTGGTCGGCTGCGACCCTAAGGCAGACTCTACCATAAACCTTCTCGGCAGGCGCATCCAGCCTCTGCTCGAGGTAATGAGGGAAGAGAAGAGGCCGCCGCCAGAGCGTTTCACCATGGTCGGCTTCAATGGAGTGTCCTGCGTTGAGATAGGCGGCCCGGAGCCCGGGGTTGGGTGCGCTGGGCGAGGCCTAATCATCGGGATCAGGTATTTGATCGAAGCGTTGGATCTGGAAGAATTCGACCTTGTGATTTTCGACGTGCCTGCCGACATAGTTTGCGGGGGGCTCGCCGTGGTAGTCAAGGAAGGTTATGCCGAGAGCGCTCTAGTAGTGACTTCCGACGAGTTCATGTCGCTCTATGCCGCAAACAATCTCTGCAGGGGCTTCACTTCCATAGGCGCTAAGGTCGGCGGTCTTCTGTACAACAGGGCTTCGGAGAGGGGGAGGGCATATGTTGAGGCCTTCTCGGAAAAGGTCGGCTTGCCGATTCTGGGATCGGTGCCGCTTTCCGATGAGATAAAGAATGCTGACAGGGCGAGAAGGACGATGATCGAGACAGACCCGTCTTCAGCCGCCTCTGCAGCCATGATCTCACTCGCGGACTCGGTTTACAAGAGCCGATTCTCCGTAATCCCCAAGTGGATACCTGCCGAGGATCTGGAGGCTATCTTCGTTGGAGATGCCTAG
- a CDS encoding cobyrinate a,c-diamide synthase, which translates to MPRIVLSAGGSDSGKTIVTAALLRILGAKGYRVQPFKIGPDYIDPMYHRLASGRPCRNLDSWIMDEMTVVSSFASGSIGSDLAVIEGVRGLYEGESPVGDEGSTAHVAKILKSPVVIVLNCHSLTRSAAAQLIGLRAMDNQVQIAGVILNKVSDARHEEKLRRAISHYAGIPILGSLSRSPRLEIKKRHLGLTTSHEFPEALEVIKSAAEQLEEGLDLERILEIAKQAPPIDYMPEARPFEGERVRIGVFMDGPFSFYYHENLSALREMGAEIAVVDSLSDRGLGDDLSGVLIGGGYPEIFSKELEANYQMRRSLKERIMDGLPAIGECGGLMYLCRSIERNGEKRQMVGVFDGDVVMHEKPKALSYVALEASRSSVIADQGAALRGHEFHYSSIEGLSSELSFRVLRGKGIRDFMDGAVCHNAIGMYTHLHYLACPGVPAKFLKECRAYSRR; encoded by the coding sequence ATGCCTAGGATCGTCCTCTCCGCAGGGGGTAGCGACTCAGGAAAGACTATCGTGACGGCCGCCCTTCTCAGGATCCTGGGCGCTAAAGGCTACCGTGTCCAGCCGTTCAAGATAGGCCCCGACTACATAGATCCGATGTACCACAGGCTTGCGTCGGGCAGGCCCTGCAGGAACCTTGACTCGTGGATAATGGACGAGATGACTGTGGTCTCGTCCTTCGCTTCAGGCTCGATCGGATCGGACTTGGCGGTAATAGAGGGCGTCAGAGGCCTCTACGAGGGGGAATCGCCTGTTGGGGACGAGGGGAGCACTGCACATGTTGCGAAAATCCTGAAGTCCCCTGTGGTCATTGTCCTCAACTGCCATAGCCTCACTAGGAGCGCAGCAGCTCAGCTCATTGGGCTAAGGGCGATGGACAACCAAGTCCAAATTGCTGGAGTGATCCTCAACAAGGTGAGCGATGCCCGGCACGAGGAGAAGCTGAGGCGTGCGATATCGCATTACGCAGGGATACCCATACTTGGATCCCTTTCCAGATCCCCTCGCCTTGAAATAAAGAAGCGACATCTGGGGTTGACGACCTCCCATGAGTTCCCTGAGGCGCTAGAGGTGATAAAAAGCGCCGCAGAGCAGTTGGAAGAGGGCCTTGATCTGGAGAGGATCCTCGAGATCGCCAAGCAGGCCCCGCCAATAGATTACATGCCTGAAGCACGTCCCTTCGAAGGCGAGCGCGTCAGGATTGGGGTCTTCATGGACGGGCCTTTCTCTTTCTATTATCACGAGAACCTTTCTGCACTCAGGGAGATGGGCGCGGAGATCGCAGTCGTTGACAGCCTATCTGACCGTGGGTTAGGCGATGATCTCTCGGGGGTGCTCATAGGCGGTGGATATCCTGAGATATTCTCCAAAGAGCTCGAAGCGAATTACCAGATGCGGCGTTCGCTCAAGGAGAGGATTATGGACGGGCTCCCTGCGATAGGCGAGTGTGGCGGGCTGATGTACCTCTGTAGATCGATCGAGCGCAATGGTGAAAAGAGGCAGATGGTGGGCGTCTTCGATGGCGATGTAGTGATGCACGAGAAACCCAAAGCGCTGAGCTATGTTGCACTGGAAGCATCCCGCTCGAGCGTAATAGCCGACCAGGGGGCGGCATTGAGAGGTCATGAGTTCCATTACTCGTCCATTGAGGGCCTGTCGAGCGAGCTTTCGTTCAGGGTTCTCAGGGGCAAGGGTATACGGGATTTCATGGATGGCGCCGTATGCCATAATGCGATAGGGATGTACACGCATCTCCACTATCTGGCTTGCCCGGGCGTGCCCGCGAAGTTCCTGAAAGAATGCAGGGCATACTCGCGCCGTTGA